In Senegalia massiliensis, a single genomic region encodes these proteins:
- a CDS encoding Na+/H+ antiporter family protein — translation MLTNPVLISVIVMVILSLIKVNILIALILAAITGGLISGMGLGETMKILIEGMGGNAETALSYILLGALAFAIGKTGAAEILALKIGSVIKNKKVIFIFLIAGIACLSQNLIPVHIAFIPILIPPLITVMNKLKIDRRAVACALTFGLKAPYIMIPAGFGLIFHNIIRDSLIENGMDVVTGMVWKSMLLPGLGMVVGLFIAILISYRKPRKYEETEVMEPDTDYTIDTNLNRAHIGAIVGAIAAFTIQIITESLPVGAIIGLVIMLVFGGFKWNDMDDVITGGIGLMGFIAFVMLVASGYASVIRATGGVDSLVEASVSIMGGSKLISAFLMLLIGLVITMGIGTSFGTIPILAAIFVPIAIAMGFSPAATIALVGTAGALGDAGSPASDSTLGPTAGLNVDGQHDHIWDTSVPTFLHYNIPLLIMGTIAAVLL, via the coding sequence ATGTTAACTAATCCAGTATTAATTTCAGTAATAGTAATGGTTATTCTTAGTTTAATAAAAGTGAATATATTAATAGCACTTATTTTAGCTGCCATAACTGGAGGATTAATTTCAGGAATGGGGTTAGGAGAAACAATGAAAATCTTAATAGAAGGTATGGGAGGAAATGCAGAAACTGCTCTATCCTATATTTTATTAGGTGCCTTAGCATTTGCTATTGGAAAAACAGGTGCAGCAGAAATATTAGCTTTAAAAATTGGTTCAGTAATAAAAAACAAAAAGGTTATATTTATTTTTTTAATAGCAGGTATTGCATGTTTATCTCAAAATTTAATACCGGTTCATATAGCCTTTATACCAATATTAATTCCGCCACTTATTACAGTGATGAATAAGCTAAAAATAGATAGAAGAGCTGTAGCATGTGCATTGACTTTTGGTCTTAAAGCACCTTATATTATGATACCAGCAGGCTTTGGTCTCATATTTCATAATATAATTAGAGATTCTTTAATAGAAAATGGTATGGATGTTGTGACAGGAATGGTTTGGAAATCAATGCTTTTACCAGGTCTTGGAATGGTAGTAGGACTATTTATAGCTATTTTAATTTCATATAGAAAACCTAGAAAATATGAAGAAACTGAAGTAATGGAACCTGATACAGATTATACAATAGATACAAATTTGAATCGTGCTCATATAGGGGCAATTGTAGGAGCTATAGCTGCATTTACAATTCAAATAATTACAGAGTCATTACCAGTAGGAGCAATTATAGGACTTGTAATAATGTTAGTTTTTGGAGGATTTAAATGGAATGATATGGATGATGTTATAACAGGTGGAATAGGTCTTATGGGATTTATAGCTTTTGTTATGTTGGTTGCTTCAGGATATGCATCTGTTATAAGAGCTACAGGAGGCGTAGATTCTCTAGTTGAAGCAAGTGTAAGTATTATGGGAGGTAGCAAACTAATATCAGCATTTTTAATGTTATTAATAGGATTAGTAATAACAATGGGTATAGGTACTTCATTTGGAACTATTCCTATATTAGCAGCTATATTTGTGCCAATTGCTATAGCTATGGGATTTAGTCCTGCAGCTACTATTGCTTTAGTAGGTACTGCTGGTGCTCTTGGAGATGCAGGATCTCCTGCTTCTGATAGTACACTTGGACCAACAGCTGGATTGAATGTAGATGGACAACATGATCATATATGGGATACCTCTGTTCCAACATTTTTACATTATAATATACCATTATTAATAATGGGTACAATTGCAGCAGTTTTATTATAA
- the hutH gene encoding histidine ammonia-lyase, whose amino-acid sequence MTEILIDGQNLDLDMFIEVVRNNKKIKLSEQSIKNINNSRALVDRYVDEEKVVYGITTGFGKFSDVIISKQDTKKLQKNLIISHSCGVGEHFSEEVVRGIMLLRINALSKGYSGIRLSTVNTLVEMLNKGVHPVIPEQGSLGASGDLAPLAHMVLVMFGEGKAIYEGEELPGKLAMEKAGIKTIDLTSKEGLALINGTQVMTSVGALTIYDALSLSKLADISAALTNEALNGITDAYDEKIHKARNHIGQINTGQNLLDILNDSKMTTRQGEKRVQDAYSLRCTPQVHGASKDCFSYAKEKIELEMNAATDNPLIFTEEEQVISGGNFHGQPMAITFDFLGIGIAELANISERRLERLVNPALSEGLPAFLVKKGGLNSGFMIVQYSAASLVSENKVLAHPASVDSITSSANQEDHVSMGTISARHARDILNNSRKVIAMEMLAACQAIDLRGNAGLGVGSEIAYNIIREEIPTLTEDRIMHEDIEKTERVLKSEKIISKVEEKIGRVL is encoded by the coding sequence ATGACAGAAATATTAATTGATGGTCAAAATTTAGATTTAGATATGTTTATTGAAGTTGTAAGAAATAATAAAAAGATTAAATTGTCAGAACAATCTATAAAAAATATAAATAATTCAAGGGCTCTAGTAGATAGATATGTTGATGAAGAAAAAGTTGTATATGGTATAACTACAGGGTTTGGGAAATTTAGTGATGTAATTATATCAAAACAAGATACAAAAAAACTACAAAAAAACTTAATTATAAGTCATTCTTGTGGTGTTGGAGAACATTTTAGTGAAGAAGTTGTAAGAGGTATAATGTTACTTAGAATTAATGCCCTTTCTAAAGGGTACTCAGGTATTCGATTATCAACTGTAAATACTTTAGTAGAAATGTTAAATAAAGGAGTTCACCCTGTGATACCTGAGCAAGGTTCACTTGGTGCAAGTGGTGACTTAGCTCCTTTGGCTCATATGGTTCTTGTAATGTTTGGAGAAGGTAAGGCCATATATGAAGGTGAAGAATTACCTGGGAAATTAGCTATGGAAAAAGCAGGTATTAAAACTATAGATTTGACTTCAAAAGAAGGGCTTGCGCTTATTAATGGAACTCAAGTTATGACTTCAGTAGGTGCTTTAACAATATATGATGCTTTAAGTTTAAGTAAATTAGCAGATATTTCTGCTGCTTTAACAAATGAAGCTTTAAATGGGATAACAGATGCATATGATGAAAAAATACACAAAGCTAGAAATCATATTGGACAAATAAATACAGGGCAAAATCTATTAGATATATTAAATGATAGTAAAATGACTACTAGACAAGGAGAAAAAAGAGTACAAGATGCATATTCTTTAAGATGTACTCCACAAGTACATGGAGCTAGTAAAGATTGTTTTAGTTATGCTAAAGAAAAGATAGAACTTGAGATGAATGCAGCAACTGACAATCCTTTAATATTTACTGAAGAAGAACAGGTAATATCTGGAGGTAATTTTCATGGGCAACCTATGGCAATAACATTTGATTTTCTTGGCATTGGTATAGCAGAACTTGCTAACATATCTGAAAGAAGGCTTGAAAGATTAGTAAATCCTGCACTTAGTGAAGGACTTCCAGCATTTCTAGTTAAAAAAGGTGGATTAAATTCTGGATTTATGATTGTACAATACTCTGCTGCTTCTTTAGTGTCAGAAAATAAAGTTTTAGCTCATCCTGCTAGTGTTGATTCCATTACATCTTCTGCGAATCAAGAAGATCATGTTTCTATGGGAACTATCTCAGCTAGACATGCCAGAGATATACTAAATAATTCAAGGAAAGTCATAGCTATGGAAATGCTAGCTGCTTGTCAAGCTATTGATTTAAGAGGCAATGCTGGATTAGGAGTTGGAAGTGAAATTGCTTATAATATAATTAGAGAAGAGATTCCTACTTTGACAGAAGATAGAATAATGCATGAAGATATAGAAAAAACAGAAAGAGTATTAAAAAGTGAAAAAATAATTTCTAAAGTAGAAGAAAAAATTGGAAGAGTATTATAA
- a CDS encoding urocanate hydratase, which yields MDIKLPNTLPPKKDFIKGIRRAPVRELTLTQNEIKIALKNALRYIPEELHEEIAPEFLEELLTRGRIYGYRYRPEDKLYGKPIDEYKGKCIEGKAFQVMIDNNLDFDVALYPYELVTYGETGQVFQNWMQYRLVKMYLENLTDTQTLVIASGHPLGVFESSKTSPRVIITNSLMIGMFDDQKNWIKAQAMGVANYGQMTAGGWMYIGPQGIVHGTYNTILNAGRMKLNVADDGDLRGYLFVSSGLGGMSGAQGKAAKIANAVSIIAEVDKSRIETRLEQGWIDESYEDLKSLFEKVEKSLQNKESIAYAYHGNIIDLLEYTVENNINIHLLSDQTSCHAPYDGGYCPQGLTFDERTELLDKDKEKFIELVDESLRHHFRLIQELSNRGTYFFDYGNSFMKAIYDAGEKTIAKNGVDESEGFIFPSYVEDIMGPMLFDYGYGPFRWVCLSRNHEDLIKTDKAAMDIIDPDRRGQDRDNYIWIRDAEKNGLVVGTEARILYQDAIGRRDIALRFNEMVRKGEIGPVMLGRDHHDTGGTDSPFRETANIKDGSNIMADMATHCFAGNAARGMSLIALHNGGGVGIGKSINGGFGMVLDGSERVDEILRTSIPWDVMGGVARRNWARNENSIETCKEYNEKFSGSNHITIPNLADDKLIDKLVK from the coding sequence ATGGATATTAAATTACCAAATACTTTGCCACCAAAAAAAGACTTTATTAAAGGCATACGAAGAGCACCTGTTAGAGAATTAACATTAACTCAAAATGAGATTAAGATAGCACTTAAAAATGCTTTAAGATATATTCCTGAAGAATTACATGAAGAAATAGCACCTGAATTTTTAGAGGAGCTTCTTACTCGAGGAAGAATTTATGGTTATAGATATAGACCTGAAGATAAATTATATGGAAAGCCTATAGATGAATATAAAGGGAAATGTATAGAAGGAAAAGCGTTTCAAGTTATGATTGATAATAACTTGGATTTTGATGTAGCTTTATATCCTTATGAACTTGTAACATATGGTGAAACAGGTCAAGTTTTTCAAAATTGGATGCAATATAGATTAGTTAAAATGTATTTGGAAAATTTAACAGATACACAAACACTTGTTATTGCATCAGGACATCCTTTAGGAGTGTTTGAATCTTCTAAAACTAGTCCAAGAGTTATAATTACAAATTCTTTAATGATAGGGATGTTTGATGATCAAAAAAATTGGATAAAAGCTCAAGCAATGGGAGTAGCTAATTATGGTCAAATGACAGCAGGAGGATGGATGTATATTGGTCCTCAAGGCATCGTTCATGGTACTTATAATACTATACTCAATGCAGGAAGAATGAAATTGAATGTTGCTGATGATGGTGATTTAAGAGGATATTTATTTGTTTCTTCTGGTCTTGGAGGTATGAGTGGAGCTCAAGGGAAAGCTGCAAAAATTGCAAATGCAGTCTCTATAATAGCAGAAGTAGATAAATCAAGAATAGAAACTAGACTTGAACAAGGTTGGATAGATGAATCATATGAAGATTTAAAATCATTATTTGAAAAAGTAGAAAAATCATTACAAAATAAAGAATCTATTGCTTATGCATATCATGGTAATATAATTGATTTATTAGAGTATACAGTAGAAAATAACATAAATATTCATTTGCTTTCAGACCAAACTTCATGTCATGCTCCTTATGATGGAGGGTATTGTCCACAAGGATTAACTTTTGACGAGAGAACTGAACTTTTAGATAAGGATAAAGAAAAATTTATTGAACTAGTGGATGAATCTTTAAGACATCATTTCAGATTAATACAAGAATTAAGTAATAGAGGAACATATTTCTTTGACTATGGTAATAGCTTTATGAAAGCTATTTATGATGCGGGTGAAAAAACTATTGCTAAAAATGGTGTTGATGAATCAGAAGGGTTTATATTCCCATCTTATGTAGAAGATATTATGGGACCTATGTTATTCGATTATGGATATGGACCATTTAGATGGGTGTGCTTAAGTAGAAATCATGAAGATTTAATAAAAACTGATAAAGCTGCAATGGATATAATAGATCCTGATAGAAGAGGTCAAGATAGAGATAATTATATTTGGATAAGAGATGCAGAAAAAAATGGTTTAGTTGTAGGAACTGAAGCTAGAATATTATATCAAGATGCCATAGGAAGACGTGATATAGCATTAAGATTTAATGAAATGGTAAGAAAAGGTGAGATAGGTCCTGTAATGCTTGGTCGTGATCATCATGATACAGGAGGAACTGATTCTCCTTTTAGAGAAACAGCAAATATTAAAGATGGTAGCAATATCATGGCTGATATGGCAACACATTGTTTTGCGGGAAATGCTGCTAGAGGAATGAGTCTTATAGCTCTTCATAATGGAGGAGGAGTAGGCATAGGTAAGTCCATAAATGGTGGATTTGGTATGGTTTTAGATGGTAGTGAAAGGGTTGATGAAATATTAAGAACTTCTATTCCGTGGGATGTAATGGGAGGAGTTGCAAGAAGAAACTGGGCTAGGAATGAAAATTCTATAGAAACTTGTAAAGAATATAATGAAAAGTTCTCTGGTAGTAATCATATAACTATACCTAATTTAGCAGATGATAAATTAATAGATAAATTAGTAAAATAA
- a CDS encoding phage holin family protein, translating into MSIGKLIIKIIVAALAIAITAFFVPGMSNQGGVWSLVLAAIVIGLLDWIILKLTNIDASPFGRGIVGFIVAAVILYITGMIVDGFTVTLLGALIGALILGVVDVFIPEDKKVM; encoded by the coding sequence ATGAGTATAGGAAAATTAATTATTAAAATAATAGTAGCTGCTCTAGCTATAGCAATCACAGCTTTTTTTGTTCCAGGTATGTCAAACCAAGGAGGAGTATGGTCACTGGTACTTGCTGCTATAGTCATTGGTTTACTTGATTGGATAATATTAAAATTAACAAATATAGATGCATCACCTTTTGGTAGAGGTATTGTAGGTTTTATTGTAGCAGCTGTTATATTGTATATAACTGGCATGATTGTAGATGGTTTCACAGTAACATTATTAGGTGCTCTTATCGGTGCTCTCATACTTGGAGTAGTAGATGTGTTTATTCCTGAAGATAAAAAAGTAATGTAA
- a CDS encoding glutathione peroxidase, with the protein MVNTASEUGLKTQFGELEELYQKYKDNGFVVLAFPCNQFKNQEPLSNEEIKHKYPTHYNITYPIFQKLDVNGENEHPLYKHLKKEQGGLLGSKKIKWNFTKFLIDKKGNVVNRFAPTTKPKDIEMNIKELL; encoded by the coding sequence ATTGTAAATACTGCATCTGAATGAGGTCTTAAAACCCAGTTTGGAGAATTGGAAGAATTATATCAAAAATATAAAGATAATGGATTTGTAGTTCTAGCATTTCCTTGTAACCAATTTAAAAATCAAGAACCACTTTCAAATGAAGAAATAAAACATAAATATCCAACGCATTATAATATTACTTACCCCATATTTCAGAAACTAGATGTAAATGGCGAAAATGAACATCCACTTTACAAACATTTGAAAAAAGAGCAAGGTGGACTACTAGGCAGTAAAAAAATAAAGTGGAATTTCACTAAATTTTTAATTGATAAAAAAGGTAATGTTGTAAACAGATTTGCACCTACTACAAAACCTAAAGATATAGAAATGAATATAAAAGAATTATTATAA
- a CDS encoding MalY/PatB family protein, translated as MKYNFDNTIDRRNTYSRKWDPEILEEMFGRNDLLPFWVADMDFRVAKPIEDAIVNRANHPIYGYSKRPESYYDAIVEWINKRFDYKIKKEWIMYTPGVVPAINYIIQAFTDEKDSIMIQEPVYYPFRRSIENNNRNVVNSPLEFDGEKYNINFKDIEEKIQSENVKIFILCSPHNPIGRVWTKTELEKLGNICLENNVLIVSDEIHNDLVYKGYIHTMLASINKDFEMNSITCTAPSKTFNLAGMEASNIIIPNSRFREKFQEILDLNNIGFQNPLSIAAVESAYKEGEDWLEQLLKYLQGNIEFIEEYLNKNLPKAKLIKPQATYLAWIDLRKYESDGEILENKIINKGKIALNGGTWFGKDGEGFMRLNFACSRSMLEKGLKRLSKAINE; from the coding sequence ATGAAATATAATTTTGATAATACAATTGATAGAAGGAATACTTATTCCAGAAAGTGGGACCCTGAAATATTAGAAGAGATGTTTGGAAGAAATGACTTATTACCATTTTGGGTAGCTGATATGGATTTTAGAGTAGCCAAACCTATAGAAGATGCAATTGTTAATAGGGCTAATCATCCTATATATGGTTATAGTAAACGACCAGAGTCATATTATGATGCAATAGTTGAATGGATAAATAAGCGTTTTGATTATAAGATAAAAAAAGAATGGATAATGTACACACCAGGTGTTGTGCCGGCTATAAATTATATTATACAAGCATTTACAGATGAAAAAGATAGTATTATGATACAAGAACCTGTATATTATCCTTTTAGACGTTCAATTGAAAATAATAATAGAAATGTAGTTAATTCTCCTCTTGAATTTGATGGTGAAAAATATAATATTAATTTTAAAGATATAGAAGAAAAAATACAAAGTGAAAATGTGAAAATATTTATACTTTGTAGTCCTCATAACCCAATAGGGAGAGTATGGACAAAAACTGAGTTAGAGAAATTAGGTAATATATGTTTGGAAAATAATGTTTTAATAGTGTCAGATGAGATTCATAATGATTTAGTATATAAAGGATATATACATACGATGCTTGCTTCTATTAATAAAGATTTTGAAATGAATTCAATAACATGTACTGCACCAAGTAAAACGTTCAACTTAGCAGGTATGGAAGCATCTAATATTATAATACCAAATAGTAGATTTAGAGAAAAATTCCAAGAAATATTAGATCTTAATAATATAGGATTTCAAAATCCGCTAAGTATAGCTGCAGTTGAGTCGGCATATAAAGAAGGAGAAGATTGGTTGGAACAACTATTGAAATATTTGCAAGGTAATATAGAGTTTATTGAAGAATATTTAAATAAAAATCTTCCCAAGGCAAAACTTATAAAACCTCAAGCCACATATTTAGCCTGGATTGATTTAAGAAAATATGAAAGTGATGGAGAAATTTTAGAAAATAAAATAATAAATAAAGGGAAAATAGCATTAAATGGTGGTACTTGGTTTGGAAAAGATGGAGAAGGATTTATGAGATTAAATTTTGCTTGTTCAAGAAGTATGTTAGAGAAAGGATTAAAAAGATTGTCAAAAGCAATAAATGAATAG
- a CDS encoding NCS2 family permease translates to MLENIFKLSERNTNIKTEMTAGVATFMTMAYILIVQPSFMQAAGMDVGAVTVVTALLSGVFTLIMGLFTNLPFAMAPAMGSNAFFAFTLVAGGLVTWQEGIGMVFISGVLFLILTALGLREVIVKLIPKNIKLAIGAAVGFFIVLIGFNSAHFMDLSSGSIKMGSLSDKGALLSLIGLAIVVILMANKIKGGILIAIVATTLIGIPMGITNVPNTLITLPPSIEPIFLKLDILGALKLSFIPLMFTFFVGDFFSTLGTLLGVSAKADLLDEDGNLPDINKPFLVDAIATVTGALFGSTVVTTYIESAAGVEEGGRTGLTSVFTAICFLLTIFLTPIAGMIPSEATAPALIIIGLLMLSGIKDIDFSDFTESFPAFATIIFTAYTSSISNGISVGIISYAFVKLVTFRFKDVHWGIYILCIPLIYYFIIM, encoded by the coding sequence ATGTTAGAAAATATATTTAAGTTGAGTGAAAGAAATACTAATATAAAAACTGAAATGACAGCTGGGGTAGCAACTTTTATGACTATGGCATATATATTAATTGTTCAGCCTAGTTTTATGCAAGCTGCAGGGATGGATGTAGGAGCAGTTACAGTAGTAACAGCGCTACTTTCTGGAGTATTTACATTGATTATGGGACTTTTTACAAATTTACCATTTGCCATGGCGCCAGCTATGGGAAGTAATGCATTTTTTGCTTTTACACTTGTAGCAGGGGGACTTGTGACTTGGCAAGAAGGAATTGGTATGGTATTTATATCAGGGGTATTATTTTTAATTCTTACAGCATTAGGTCTTCGTGAAGTAATAGTAAAATTAATTCCTAAAAATATTAAGCTTGCAATAGGAGCTGCAGTTGGCTTCTTTATTGTGTTAATTGGTTTTAATAGTGCTCATTTTATGGATCTTTCTAGTGGATCAATTAAAATGGGGAGTTTAAGTGATAAGGGTGCACTTCTGTCATTGATAGGACTTGCTATTGTAGTTATTCTTATGGCTAATAAAATAAAAGGGGGTATATTAATTGCAATAGTTGCTACAACATTAATTGGTATACCTATGGGAATAACAAATGTACCAAATACTTTAATTACATTGCCACCATCAATAGAACCTATATTTTTAAAACTTGATATTCTAGGTGCTTTAAAGTTGAGTTTTATACCGCTTATGTTTACTTTTTTTGTGGGAGACTTTTTTTCAACTCTTGGAACCCTGTTAGGAGTATCTGCTAAAGCAGACTTATTAGATGAAGATGGTAATCTTCCAGATATAAATAAACCTTTTTTAGTAGATGCAATAGCTACAGTTACTGGAGCTTTATTTGGTTCAACAGTAGTTACGACATATATAGAATCTGCTGCTGGAGTTGAAGAAGGTGGGCGTACTGGTCTTACTAGTGTTTTTACTGCAATATGTTTTTTACTTACAATATTTTTAACACCTATTGCAGGAATGATACCATCAGAAGCTACAGCACCAGCACTTATTATTATAGGATTATTAATGTTATCTGGGATAAAAGATATAGACTTTTCAGATTTTACGGAGAGTTTTCCTGCATTTGCTACAATAATATTTACTGCATATACATCTAGTATTTCTAATGGTATAAGTGTAGGTATTATATCTTATGCTTTTGTGAAATTAGTTACTTTTAGATTTAAAGATGTCCATTGGGGAATATATATATTATGTATTCCGTTAATTTACTATTTCATAATAATGTAA